A portion of the Oscillospiraceae bacterium genome contains these proteins:
- a CDS encoding DUF6273 domain-containing protein, with amino-acid sequence MSIYLGAGSTAHKMSKLYVGVGGQARQVQKVYVGINGQARLVYQSGTPLGNKPVGKKVFFDVDNIRTEWIIVHQGLPGDMYDASCFGTWLLCNSTRFTGSYKSSGTGYANSDSQIYLEDTFFRMIKADIKPLIKKVRIPYMGTESFPMEEDRREGADGLATKVFLPSITELNGALTNTYKEGAALSYFRTEATARRKWSRPYWTRTPTSGGWTPSKAAYVTADGALKGNSAKSSYSYRPILVLPQEVLVDESGNVIG; translated from the coding sequence ATGAGCATCTATCTCGGTGCCGGTAGCACGGCACACAAAATGTCCAAACTTTATGTGGGCGTGGGCGGTCAGGCCCGGCAGGTGCAAAAGGTGTACGTCGGCATAAATGGTCAAGCCCGGCTCGTCTACCAGAGCGGCACGCCCTTGGGAAATAAACCGGTTGGCAAAAAGGTGTTTTTTGACGTAGATAACATCCGTACAGAATGGATCATTGTGCATCAGGGTCTACCGGGCGATATGTACGACGCAAGCTGCTTTGGAACGTGGCTGCTGTGCAACTCCACAAGGTTCACGGGATCTTATAAATCCAGCGGTACCGGGTACGCGAATTCCGATTCACAAATATACCTGGAAGACACGTTTTTCAGGATGATCAAAGCGGATATCAAGCCGCTGATCAAGAAGGTGCGAATCCCTTATATGGGCACCGAAAGTTTTCCTATGGAGGAGGACCGGAGAGAGGGGGCGGATGGCCTGGCAACAAAGGTCTTTCTGCCCAGTATCACGGAACTGAATGGAGCCCTGACCAACACATATAAAGAGGGTGCGGCGCTGAGCTACTTTCGTACCGAGGCAACAGCCAGAAGAAAATGGTCCCGGCCTTACTGGACCCGGACGCCTACGAGCGGTGGATGGACCCCGAGTAAGGCGGCGTATGTTACCGCAGACGGGGCGTTAAAGGGTAACAGCGCAAAGTCCAGCTACAGCTACCGCCCAATTTTGGTGCTGCCGCAAGAGGTGCTTGTGGACGAGAGCGGCAATGTGATTGGATAA